The Candidatus Omnitrophota bacterium genome segment TGTTTTAATTATGCTTTTTGTCGCTGGAACCAGAGGCAGTTATATTTTAAGCCTATTACTTTGTAGCTTGCCAGTACTTTATGTTTTGGTTTTCCGGGTGGCATATCGCCGGGACAGAATCCTGGCTTTTTTAAACCCTTGGGCGGATGCCAAGGGAACCGGCTTTCAAACTATTCAATCACAGATTGCTATAGGTTCAGGAGGCTTATTTGGCAGAGGGCTGGGGCATTCACAGCAGAAACTTTTTTATCTTCCGGCTGCCCACACCGACTTTATTTTTTCGATTATCGGAGAGGAACTTGGATTAATTGGTACCTTGGGGATAATCGTATTGTTTCTAATCTTTATTCAGCAGGGGCTTAAAATTATTAAGAATGCTCAGGATAAATTCGGGTATTTTCTTGCGCTGGGTTTGATTTTAATAATTTCGCTTAAGGCGATTGTAAATATCGGTGTTTCTTGCGGAGTTTTTCCTACTAAAGGATTACCACTGCCGTTTATAAGCTATGGCGGCTCTTCGTTGATATTTGATATGGTTAGTTTGGGGATATTAATTAATATAGCACGTTGCGGAGAATATCCTTAAAATGAGAGTTTTGATTGTTACCGGTTCAAGCGGTGGGCATATTTTTCCCGCTCTGGCTTTGATAGATTCATTAAAGAATTTATCCAATGATGTGCTTTTAGTCCTACCTAAAAAAAGCACTTGTGACAATGCTATTTTTTTAGAATCCGCGCAAATTAAATATATCCCTGCAGCTAGTTTAAGCCTTAATTTGAGCAGCAAGAATATAAGAGGCGCTTATTCATTTTTGTTGGGCGCCTGGGAAAGCTTGCGTATTCTCGTAAGGTTTAAGCCTGATATTGTGGTTGGGTTTGGAAGCTTAAATACTATTGCCATGATATTTTGGGCCTGGTTGTTTAGGATAAAAACTATTATTCATGAACAAAATGTTATTCCAGGTAGGGCAAATCGCTTACTTGCGAAATTAGTTGACCGAATAGCAGTATCTTTTAGTCAGACAGTAAATTATTTAAAAGTTTGCGTTAAAAAAATTGTTTTTACCGGTAACCCTCTGCGCAAGGATCTGATCCGCATAGCTAAGAAAGAGGCGCTTGATTTTTTTAAGTTTAAAGAAGGTAAATTTAATATATTAATTACCGGTGGAAGCCAAGGGTCGAATAAGTTAAATTCTGTTTGTTTGGAGGCGTTATCTGCTTGTCAGAAAAAAGATGACCTCCAAGTAATTCATATTTGCGGAATTCAGGATTTCCCTGCTCTTAAGGTAAGATATGAATCTTTGAATTTGAGATATAGGCTGTTTGAATTTTTAGCTGTTATGCAATATGCTTATAGCATAGCGGATCTGGTAATTTGTCGTTCAGGCGCTACAACAATTGCCGAGTTGCAAAGGTTTGGAATACCTGCGATATTAGTACCATATCCTTTTGCTTATGCGCACCAGGAGGCTAATGCCCGCATACTAGAGGATCTTGGAGCCGCATTGATTTTTAGAGATGAGCAATTGTGCCCAGAAAAAATAACTGATAAATTGAACGAGTTTTCAATGGATCCGAATAAGCTCAAAGCTATGCGAGAATCTTATGTGCGACTTCAGGTTTTAGATGCAGCTTCATTACTTGCTAAAGAGGTTTTGAAATGAAGGAGTATTATCATTTTATAGGGATAGGCGGTATAGGGATGAGTGGTATTGCTCATTTATTACTGAAAAGCGGCTTTAGGGTAAGCGGTTCAGATCTAAAAGATAATCATATTACCAATGAGCTGAAGAGTTTGGGAGCAAAGATATTTATTGGCCATAATGCGCAAAATGTGGGAGGCCAGGATTTGGTGGTTTATTCTTCGGCGATAAGTGAGGATAATCCAGAATTACGCCAAGCAAAAATTTTAGGAATACCTGTAATCAAAAGAGCCCAAGCTTTAGCGAAGCTTATGCGGGAAAAGACAGCAATAACAGTTGCCGGTAGCCACGGTAAAACTACTACTACTTCGCTGGTTTCTTATCTTTTACTTGAAGCCGGGCTTAATCCTACTGTAGTTGTCGGAGGAATACTTAATAATATCAATACCAATGCTTGTTTAGGAAATGGTGATTTTTTCGTCGCTGAAGCCGATGAATCCGATGGGTCATTCTTAAGTTATAGCCCGAAATATTCAGTTATTACTAATATTGACCGGGAGCATTTGGATTATTATCATAATTTTGACAACGAATTAGAGGCATTTGATTCTTTTATAAAATGCACTCAGGAGGAAGGATGCGTCTTTGCCTGCTCAGATGATCCTAATTTAGTAAATATGCTAAAAGCCTATAAAGGCAAACATTTATTTTTTGGCCTGGATAATGCTGCTGATATTTACGCTAAGAATATTTTATTTACAGGGCTATCTTCCGATTTCGACTGTTATTTTAAAAATAAATTGATTTCCCGTTTTCATTTAGCTTTAGGTGGCAGGCATAATATTTCAAATTCTTTGGCGGTAATTGCTTTGGGTTTAGAATTGGGTATTAATTTAGGGTGTATCCGCAGAGTTCTAGAAGGATATAAAGGTACTCACCGTAGGCTGGAGACGAAACTTAAGAATGATAAATATTTAGTAATCGATGATTATGCGCATCATCCCTCTGAGATTAAGGCTACTTTGCAGGCAATTACTAATCTGGATGCGGGACGCTTGATCGTTGTGTTTCAACCGCATCGTTTTAGCCGTACCCAGTTACTTTTAGATGAATTTGCAAAATCTTTTGAAACGGTTGATTATTTGATCATCACGGATATTTATGCGGCAAGCGAACAGCCCATTGATGGGATATGCGCCAAAAAGTTATTAGAAAAAATAAAGGAATTCGCAAAAAATAAAGAAGTGTTATATTTGCCTAAAGAAGATATAATTGAACATTTGATAGGTATTTTGCGCAAGGATGATTTGGTGATCACCTTGGGAGCAGGAGATATTACAAAGGTTTCCGATGTTTTGGCCCAAAGACTTAAATAAAAAAATAAAAACTAAAATAAAACTGGCTAATCTTACAAGTTTTAAAATAGGCGGGCCGGCAAAGTTTTTTTTTGAACCTACTAATCTTGAAAATTTGCAAAGAGTTATTATTTTGGCCAAGAGTGCGGGGGTAAGGATTTTTATTTTAGGCTCAGGCAGTAATCTGTTAGTTAGTGATTCTGGGTTAGACGGGATTGTGATCAGGCTGACTGCTAAAGATTTTAAAGGGATTTATACTAAAGGTACTTGTATAATAGCGGGGGCAGGGTTAAAATTAAGTCAATTGATTTTAT includes the following:
- the murG gene encoding undecaprenyldiphospho-muramoylpentapeptide beta-N-acetylglucosaminyltransferase, translating into MRVLIVTGSSGGHIFPALALIDSLKNLSNDVLLVLPKKSTCDNAIFLESAQIKYIPAASLSLNLSSKNIRGAYSFLLGAWESLRILVRFKPDIVVGFGSLNTIAMIFWAWLFRIKTIIHEQNVIPGRANRLLAKLVDRIAVSFSQTVNYLKVCVKKIVFTGNPLRKDLIRIAKKEALDFFKFKEGKFNILITGGSQGSNKLNSVCLEALSACQKKDDLQVIHICGIQDFPALKVRYESLNLRYRLFEFLAVMQYAYSIADLVICRSGATTIAELQRFGIPAILVPYPFAYAHQEANARILEDLGAALIFRDEQLCPEKITDKLNEFSMDPNKLKAMRESYVRLQVLDAASLLAKEVLK
- the murC gene encoding UDP-N-acetylmuramate--L-alanine ligase, whose protein sequence is MKEYYHFIGIGGIGMSGIAHLLLKSGFRVSGSDLKDNHITNELKSLGAKIFIGHNAQNVGGQDLVVYSSAISEDNPELRQAKILGIPVIKRAQALAKLMREKTAITVAGSHGKTTTTSLVSYLLLEAGLNPTVVVGGILNNINTNACLGNGDFFVAEADESDGSFLSYSPKYSVITNIDREHLDYYHNFDNELEAFDSFIKCTQEEGCVFACSDDPNLVNMLKAYKGKHLFFGLDNAADIYAKNILFTGLSSDFDCYFKNKLISRFHLALGGRHNISNSLAVIALGLELGINLGCIRRVLEGYKGTHRRLETKLKNDKYLVIDDYAHHPSEIKATLQAITNLDAGRLIVVFQPHRFSRTQLLLDEFAKSFETVDYLIITDIYAASEQPIDGICAKKLLEKIKEFAKNKEVLYLPKEDIIEHLIGILRKDDLVITLGAGDITKVSDVLAQRLK
- the ftsW gene encoding putative lipid II flippase FtsW, encoding MIRKTRLNLLTISVILICIGIVMIYSSSSIYAWERYGDSFYFLKRHLFFLLAGLLLTFLAMLIDYRVFRKHARLLLWVALGLLVLVLIPGIGREVSGARRWFRFKFISFQPSEFANLALIIYIADFITRKGEKIKLLLEGFIPPICVLGATALLILLQPDLGTVIALGSVVLIMLFVAGTRGSYILSLLLCSLPVLYVLVFRVAYRRDRILAFLNPWADAKGTGFQTIQSQIAIGSGGLFGRGLGHSQQKLFYLPAAHTDFIFSIIGEELGLIGTLGIIVLFLIFIQQGLKIIKNAQDKFGYFLALGLILIISLKAIVNIGVSCGVFPTKGLPLPFISYGGSSLIFDMVSLGILINIARCGEYP